The Nitrospirales bacterium genome includes a window with the following:
- a CDS encoding YHS domain-containing protein, giving the protein MYRIIIILILLIILFYMVRRAIRDWNKKETPENLLAKDAMIQDPVCQVYITADSAITKRINEQTYYFCSQDCANSFLEKHPS; this is encoded by the coding sequence ATGTACCGGATTATCATCATCCTCATTCTGCTCATCATCTTGTTTTATATGGTTCGACGAGCGATTCGGGATTGGAATAAAAAGGAGACTCCCGAAAACCTGTTGGCCAAAGATGCCATGATTCAGGATCCGGTTTGTCAAGTGTACATTACGGCAGATTCAGCGATCACTAAGCGGATCAATGAACAGACCTATTATTTCTGCAGTCAGGATTGTGCAAACAGCTTCTTAGAGAAACATCCGTCTTGA
- a CDS encoding methyltransferase domain-containing protein — MENQTITQAVSERYAKAVTTGEEMCCPTGYDHQELGKFIPEAVLKVSYGCGTPVGLTSVQAGETVLDIGSGGGIDCFEASRRVGPSGRVIGIDMTDEMLALARSQAPIVASNLGYASSNVDFRKGFADAMPVEDQCVDLIVSNCVINLAPDKLKVFQEMYRVLKPGGRFTISDIVADQPIPQYMIHDKEKWGDCLSGALRLSDYWGGLRNAGFGGIHRVGFIPWRVIDGIHFLSLTLTGYKLPNGQTGQSSGFATFKGPFSRVTDEQGQTYRRGEPQAVNESTEHLLKSEPYRDQFIFSENPVTLSTEDPRWSAVLPENTACTWEGHFALLTGPFVEAVDDDGHTFTCGEAIEICSKTLKVLDHDDYKKYFVIINRANETVSNDSSPSCGPTDSCC, encoded by the coding sequence ATGGAGAATCAAACGATAACACAAGCGGTCAGTGAACGATATGCGAAGGCTGTCACGACCGGAGAAGAAATGTGTTGCCCGACCGGGTACGATCATCAAGAGCTTGGCAAATTCATTCCGGAAGCCGTCCTAAAAGTCTCCTACGGCTGCGGAACCCCCGTAGGGCTTACCTCCGTACAAGCAGGGGAAACGGTTTTGGATATTGGGTCTGGAGGGGGCATTGACTGCTTTGAAGCTTCACGCCGCGTCGGCCCTTCCGGACGAGTCATCGGCATTGATATGACTGATGAAATGCTCGCACTGGCTCGAAGCCAGGCCCCGATCGTCGCCTCCAACTTGGGTTATGCCTCCTCCAACGTTGATTTTCGCAAAGGGTTTGCTGATGCCATGCCCGTCGAAGATCAATGCGTGGACCTCATCGTATCCAATTGCGTCATTAACCTGGCTCCAGACAAGCTCAAAGTGTTTCAGGAAATGTACCGTGTCCTCAAGCCTGGAGGCCGCTTCACCATCTCCGATATCGTGGCTGATCAACCGATTCCACAATACATGATCCACGACAAGGAAAAATGGGGAGATTGTTTGTCTGGGGCATTACGGCTGAGCGACTATTGGGGAGGATTACGAAACGCCGGGTTTGGAGGCATTCACCGGGTTGGATTCATCCCATGGCGCGTCATTGATGGCATCCATTTCTTATCTTTGACCCTCACCGGATATAAGCTTCCCAATGGTCAAACCGGCCAATCCTCAGGATTCGCGACATTCAAAGGTCCGTTCAGCCGCGTAACCGATGAACAGGGCCAGACCTACAGACGGGGAGAACCACAAGCGGTGAACGAAAGCACGGAACATTTGTTGAAAAGTGAACCTTACCGTGACCAGTTCATTTTTTCTGAAAACCCTGTGACGCTCAGCACCGAAGACCCGCGATGGTCTGCGGTTCTACCAGAGAACACAGCATGTACATGGGAAGGACACTTCGCCTTACTCACCGGACCATTCGTCGAAGCCGTGGATGATGACGGCCATACTTTTACCTGTGGAGAGGCCATTGAGATTTGCTCGAAGACATTGAAGGTTCTGGACCACGATGATTATAAAAAGTATTTCGTGATTATCAACCGTGCGAACGAAACGGTCTCAAACGATTCGTCTCCCTCCTGTGGACCAACTGATAGCTGTTGTTAA
- a CDS encoding MoaD/ThiS family protein — translation MVTIALMGELQTTDGERTLGCEIAESISVKQLIRNQGKPLRDVFQLLKEKKLMVTVNKRIASEDTKVHEGDVVNLVAHDGMGRSGLTPSLY, via the coding sequence ATGGTGACCATAGCCTTGATGGGAGAACTGCAAACCACTGATGGTGAACGAACGTTGGGATGTGAAATTGCCGAGTCAATTTCGGTCAAACAGCTCATTCGCAATCAAGGCAAGCCTCTCCGAGATGTGTTCCAGCTGCTGAAAGAAAAAAAGCTCATGGTAACCGTTAATAAACGCATTGCCAGCGAGGATACGAAAGTGCATGAAGGAGATGTCGTTAATCTCGTCGCGCACGATGGAATGGGACGTAGTGGGTTGACGCCTTCTCTCTATTAA
- a CDS encoding HU family DNA-binding protein, whose amino-acid sequence MGKAMTKSQIADHVAKKADITKKTATQILDDLAELSYKEAKNSFTLPGIGKLVLAHRKARIGRNPQTGAAIKIPAKKVLKFRVAKAAKDRILGVKK is encoded by the coding sequence ATGGGAAAAGCAATGACTAAGTCTCAGATTGCTGATCATGTGGCGAAGAAAGCCGACATTACCAAGAAAACGGCTACGCAAATTCTGGATGATTTGGCTGAGCTGTCGTACAAAGAAGCCAAAAATTCTTTCACGTTGCCTGGGATCGGAAAGCTTGTCTTGGCGCATCGCAAGGCGAGAATCGGAAGAAATCCGCAAACTGGAGCAGCGATTAAAATTCCCGCGAAGAAAGTTCTGAAGTTTCGCGTGGCTAAAGCCGCGAAGGATCGTATCCTCGGTGTGAAGAAGTAG
- a CDS encoding C1 family peptidase, producing MADYKRVKNVEPDVPDIRDWPYQPALIPLTDAIDPPGNLQILDQKSEGACTGFALAAAINLLNSHVNRHVRVSPRMLYEMAKRHDEWPGEKYDGSSLRGAIHGWKHMGVCSEDLWPYRVGKKNIGDLTIECAKDARKTTVGAYYRVQPSISHFHAALNETGVIVVSAKVHRGWDAPQNGIITFEEQRDGGHAFVIVGYNDKGFWVQNSWGPKWGNHGLALWTYEDWIVNVMDAWVFRLALSTPQIFDLKPEMALTASPQQDKAEASPTPRSSIAGHFVHVDDGRYATSGPYWSTPEDVEQTAELVANSSKYQHLLFYMHGGLNSPKASAKRIEALKERLKSNGIYPFHIMYDTGVVEELKDLIFRKENEASERVGGFSDWTDRFIEGVIRRPGTLLWEEMKQDAHDAFAPDGAGTDAVNRFTKHIKKSNKTKKIHLVGHSTGAIVIAHLLHTLRRYKFKIETCTLLAPACSVDLYHSHYLPVLQGKTILKINDLTIYNLRDELEQDDHVAKIYRKSLLYLVSNALERRPDPPSDDSQSKPLLGMEIFATLVKTVRSKPQFIYSNGVEGKRTRSTTHGGFDNDIFTMNHVLERVLGKKPADPFTEDDLDY from the coding sequence ATGGCAGACTACAAACGCGTAAAAAACGTCGAACCGGATGTTCCCGACATCAGGGACTGGCCGTACCAACCTGCGCTCATTCCTCTCACAGATGCGATCGACCCGCCAGGCAATCTTCAGATTCTTGATCAGAAAAGTGAAGGAGCTTGCACAGGATTTGCCTTGGCCGCAGCGATTAATCTTCTCAATTCGCATGTGAACCGACATGTCCGCGTCAGCCCAAGAATGCTCTATGAAATGGCCAAGCGTCACGATGAATGGCCGGGAGAAAAGTACGATGGGTCCAGCCTTCGAGGCGCCATTCACGGGTGGAAACACATGGGCGTCTGTTCGGAAGATCTTTGGCCGTACCGTGTGGGAAAGAAAAACATCGGAGACCTGACAATCGAATGCGCGAAGGACGCTCGCAAAACGACGGTCGGAGCCTACTACCGCGTCCAACCGAGTATCTCCCATTTTCATGCGGCCTTGAATGAAACAGGAGTGATCGTCGTCTCGGCCAAGGTGCACCGTGGGTGGGATGCCCCCCAAAACGGCATCATCACATTCGAGGAACAACGGGACGGAGGACACGCATTCGTGATCGTCGGATACAACGACAAGGGGTTTTGGGTACAGAATTCCTGGGGACCCAAATGGGGAAATCACGGACTCGCGTTATGGACGTACGAGGATTGGATCGTCAACGTGATGGATGCATGGGTTTTTCGGCTTGCACTGTCCACTCCACAGATTTTTGACTTGAAACCCGAAATGGCGTTAACCGCATCGCCGCAACAGGACAAGGCTGAAGCTTCTCCGACTCCACGGTCTTCAATCGCCGGACATTTTGTACATGTGGATGACGGACGGTATGCCACATCGGGACCGTACTGGAGCACGCCAGAAGACGTGGAACAAACGGCTGAACTCGTGGCCAACAGTTCAAAATACCAGCATCTTTTGTTTTACATGCATGGCGGGCTGAACTCACCGAAGGCCTCGGCTAAACGGATTGAGGCACTCAAAGAACGATTGAAGAGCAATGGGATATACCCGTTTCACATCATGTATGACACGGGGGTGGTTGAAGAATTGAAAGATCTGATCTTTCGAAAAGAAAACGAGGCGAGCGAACGTGTGGGCGGGTTTAGTGATTGGACTGACCGCTTCATCGAAGGCGTCATTCGACGGCCAGGGACTTTACTGTGGGAAGAAATGAAACAGGACGCACACGATGCCTTCGCGCCTGACGGCGCGGGAACCGATGCGGTGAATCGATTTACCAAACATATCAAGAAATCAAACAAGACGAAGAAAATTCATCTCGTGGGCCATAGCACCGGAGCCATCGTCATCGCCCATCTTCTTCATACATTACGACGCTACAAATTCAAGATCGAGACATGTACATTGCTTGCCCCAGCCTGCAGCGTGGACCTCTATCATTCCCATTATTTACCGGTCCTCCAAGGAAAAACCATTCTCAAGATTAACGACCTCACCATTTACAATTTGCGAGATGAACTCGAACAAGATGATCATGTGGCAAAAATTTACAGAAAGTCTCTGCTCTACCTTGTCTCAAACGCGCTCGAGCGGCGGCCCGATCCACCATCAGACGACTCACAATCCAAGCCCCTGTTAGGTATGGAAATCTTCGCGACACTCGTCAAAACCGTGCGGAGCAAGCCTCAGTTCATCTACTCGAACGGAGTCGAAGGGAAGAGAACCCGAAGCACGACACATGGAGGGTTTGATAACGATATCTTTACCATGAATCATGTGCTGGAACGGGTCTTAGGTAAAAAGCCTGCCGATCCATTCACAGAAGACGACTTGGATTACTAG
- a CDS encoding amidohydrolase family protein encodes MIILSNIQKLYDGTAATQDAVHKHMDVWIENGKIEAVQPHNPKRPKGSEVICIDCSSYTVTPGLIDCHGHVTIFGVGRDDMERMNGPEGLIYAERILYASLVNGGVTTIRDVGGATHVLKRLIDQGIMIGPRLKIAICMLSTTGGHADFLGPDRCCGQVSVLWPPGPGRPSSIVDGPWACRKRVREIAACGGDLVKICASPGVVSPSDKLEHRDFTAAEIEAICEEAAARGMYVAAHAHSQNGIALAIQHGVKDIQHISFMDQDLAEKAYAKGCTVTPTSWIGQELVKEDNLSEFVKHKVQQVAEAHSQAVQAAFQSGLKMLGGTDPILPGMHGRNYMELVSLMNDGVPALSAWHGMTGLAGELVGENGEGKIAAGHPADILVCQSDVIERPRLFEEQALVEVIKDGVAYRGGLTAFPRKTFAGCVSEALCADDQKNE; translated from the coding sequence ATGATTATTTTGTCGAATATTCAGAAGCTGTATGACGGAACGGCCGCGACGCAAGATGCGGTTCATAAGCATATGGATGTGTGGATTGAGAATGGAAAAATTGAAGCGGTTCAGCCGCATAATCCCAAGCGTCCCAAGGGGTCAGAAGTTATATGCATCGACTGCTCGTCGTACACTGTGACCCCCGGCCTCATCGATTGTCATGGCCATGTGACGATATTTGGCGTGGGAAGGGATGACATGGAGAGGATGAATGGACCAGAAGGCCTGATCTATGCAGAGCGGATTCTGTATGCCTCTCTGGTAAACGGTGGGGTAACGACCATACGTGATGTCGGTGGCGCGACACATGTTCTTAAGCGTCTCATCGATCAAGGTATCATGATTGGTCCGCGACTTAAGATCGCCATTTGTATGCTTTCAACGACTGGCGGGCACGCGGATTTTCTAGGACCCGACCGGTGCTGTGGGCAGGTCTCGGTCTTGTGGCCGCCCGGGCCAGGCCGTCCTTCCAGTATTGTTGACGGGCCATGGGCGTGTCGTAAACGAGTCCGTGAGATTGCCGCTTGTGGTGGGGACTTGGTGAAGATTTGTGCGAGTCCCGGAGTTGTCTCTCCGTCGGATAAGCTGGAGCATCGGGATTTCACGGCCGCTGAAATTGAGGCAATTTGCGAGGAGGCCGCCGCCAGGGGCATGTATGTGGCCGCTCATGCGCATAGCCAAAACGGGATTGCTTTGGCCATTCAACATGGTGTGAAGGACATTCAACACATTTCATTCATGGATCAGGACCTGGCCGAAAAAGCGTACGCGAAAGGGTGTACCGTCACGCCCACCTCATGGATTGGCCAGGAATTGGTCAAGGAAGACAATCTCAGCGAATTTGTCAAACATAAGGTTCAGCAAGTTGCCGAAGCGCATTCCCAGGCCGTGCAGGCCGCGTTTCAGAGTGGCTTAAAGATGCTTGGAGGGACAGATCCGATTTTACCGGGGATGCATGGTCGAAATTACATGGAGCTGGTTTCTTTGATGAATGATGGAGTACCGGCTTTGTCTGCCTGGCATGGTATGACAGGCTTGGCGGGTGAATTGGTGGGTGAGAATGGAGAAGGCAAGATTGCAGCGGGTCACCCGGCTGACATCTTGGTGTGCCAGTCCGATGTCATCGAACGGCCAAGACTGTTCGAGGAACAAGCTCTTGTCGAGGTGATCAAGGATGGGGTGGCATATCGTGGCGGGCTCACCGCATTTCCCAGGAAAACGTTCGCGGGATGTGTGTCGGAGGCGTTGTGTGCTGACGATCAGAAGAACGAGTAG
- the arsS gene encoding arsenosugar biosynthesis radical SAM protein ArsS (Some members of this family are selenoproteins.) — MKSLTIVKPSFKAEKPSDSSNGNGVLSFSRTLSEHGVHDLAAERISTLQVNVGKLCNQTCQHCHVDAGPHRTEVMTRETIDQVLAVLERHPQISTVDITGGAPEMNPHFEYLVSECRNLNRKVIDRCNLTVFFVKGKGHLSRFLADHQVEIVASLPCYIEDNVDEQRGQGVFDRSMTALRQLNALGYGQQGTGLTLHLVYNPIGSSLPPSQQQLEEDYKRELQARFGISFNHLYTITNMPISRFLEDLREKGEVEQYYELLTKSFNPASINGLMCRSLISVGWDGKLYDCDFNQMLDLTIQASSGNTITDFDLHSLAQRPIMTGPHCYGCTAGSGSSCGGALA; from the coding sequence ATGAAATCCCTGACGATCGTTAAACCGTCCTTTAAGGCAGAAAAACCATCCGATTCCAGCAACGGAAACGGAGTCCTTTCTTTCAGCCGTACACTCTCAGAACATGGCGTTCACGACTTAGCCGCCGAGAGGATCTCCACGCTTCAAGTCAACGTTGGAAAATTATGTAACCAAACCTGTCAGCATTGCCATGTGGATGCCGGACCTCATCGTACCGAGGTAATGACTCGCGAGACGATCGATCAGGTATTGGCCGTTCTCGAACGCCACCCTCAAATCTCCACGGTGGATATTACCGGAGGAGCTCCGGAAATGAACCCCCATTTCGAGTATCTCGTTTCAGAATGCCGGAACCTCAACCGGAAAGTCATCGACCGTTGCAATTTAACCGTGTTTTTTGTCAAAGGGAAAGGCCACCTTTCACGATTTCTCGCTGATCACCAGGTTGAAATCGTCGCTTCGCTCCCCTGTTACATAGAAGACAATGTAGATGAACAACGAGGCCAAGGGGTCTTCGACCGAAGCATGACAGCGTTGCGACAACTCAATGCGCTGGGATATGGTCAGCAAGGTACGGGACTGACATTGCATTTGGTGTACAATCCCATAGGTTCAAGCCTCCCACCATCCCAACAACAGCTGGAAGAGGATTACAAACGAGAGCTTCAGGCCAGGTTCGGCATATCCTTTAATCATCTTTACACCATCACGAACATGCCTATCAGCCGATTTCTAGAAGACCTTCGAGAGAAAGGAGAAGTCGAGCAATATTACGAACTACTGACCAAGAGTTTCAATCCAGCATCCATCAATGGCCTTATGTGTCGATCACTCATTAGCGTCGGATGGGACGGCAAGCTCTACGATTGTGATTTCAATCAAATGTTGGACCTCACGATCCAAGCGTCCAGCGGCAACACCATCACCGACTTTGACCTTCACTCTCTGGCACAGCGACCGATCATGACTGGCCCGCATTGTTACGGGTGCACGGCAGGGTCTGGCTCTTCCTGTGGCGGAGCCCTCGCCTAG